Sequence from the Panicum virgatum strain AP13 chromosome 5N, P.virgatum_v5, whole genome shotgun sequence genome:
ttttttgtatcaaATGAGGCTCAAGCTCACTCTCGAAAACCAGATGACCGATGACGTTGGCAGGACTGGACAGGGAGGTGAGTtgggttggagttgctcttaggctGCAAGAGTTACATGCTGAATGACTCATTTTGGACCAAGCGcctattttcttcttcttagaCAAAGTTATCATCAGGGGTACATCTCAATTTCGATCAAAATGCACTTGACTTTGATCGTCTCAAAAGCAAGCGTTCTCACCTTCCTCAGGAGGCCTGCCGCCTACGAGCTCTCGGAGATGTCCATCTTGGAGGCCTCGGTGCCCTTGAAGGCGACGCGCAGCTTCCTCAGCGAGGACACTTTCTTCCCGTTGTTCTCCGCCATGCCTGTGGCGTGGACAGTCGTGTACGGGGCCTCTTTGAGGAGCTCAAACATGGGGACACTCAGGTTTGGCCGCGTCATCTGCTCCAGCACCTCAGGTGACTGCATGTACAGGTTGTTGCCTTCGTGCGTCACGCTAGCCTTTGATATCCGCAGCTTGGGGTGCTCCTCGAGCATCTTGATGAACTGACACATTAGATCAAACGGCTGGTAAATAAAGTGGTAACAGAGAATGTACAGAGACCGCAGAGTTGCCCTTGggaaaaaaaaaataacaagGCATGCTAAATTAGCAAACATTATAAGCCAGCTATGATCATTTTAGGACCCAGCCAAGTGATTGTCATATTGATTGTGGTTGTTATATGATCACAAAACAGTACAAGgcatgtgtgtgtatatatgcaATCTAGATAGAACTGTACCTTTTCATACTTTAAACATTTCATATATATGCCCTTTTCACAACTTCATCCATAAAATGTACTAGAAATATATGAATAGATCTAAAACAGACTATCAATCTAAAACAGACTAACATACACAAATGATGTGTCACCGAATATGCAGGAATTTTAGTAAGGCAATCCCGGGAAAAGAAAATTGCTCCGACAATCAGAATTTTCCTCTGCTTGAGATGGGTTTGCAATACTCACCTCCGCAAGAGTAGATGATGTATCCAGCTCAATAAGGGTACCAGGCCCACATACAAGGCAATCTTTGTCCCTGACAAACTCAGTTACTTTAATATGAGTTCCTTCCAGACCGTTGTACCTGTAAATACACAGTACTCACTCATTCACAAACTGAGCTGTGTTGCATTTCTGTAACCATATTAAGAAATGCATCGAATTCAGATATAATTGTTGAAAAGTTAACAGCAATTGCACCTAGCAGGATAACAATACATGTGGTTTGTAGAAATATAGTGAAAGAAGATACCAGCAAATTTCCATCGAATCGGGTCAAGTATTAAGCATACATAGAGTGGCAAAGGGAAAAACTCAGCACCAAGACCAACTTATATTAAGACCTCTACCCTGGAGTTGAATTACTTTAAACTTATTACTCTCACAGCCTAGGGAATCcagaatcactcgacttctttAAACACAAGAACACGCCACAGATTCATCAAATATGCATTAGCTCTGgttacccaaaaaaaaaaacactcggcatACTGTGACAACGGTTGAAATGTCTGAATGCAGTCCTTGACATTATTCCATTGACTCTGACAGCCCCCAGACCAAGTAAATATCAAAGCCTCAACAACACGGAAGATATAGCACCTAAGTGTCCAAGCTAACTATCAATTACTCATCCCACTACTCACCACTACAATCTGCATAGAGCTCAGATTCTACTTGCATTCACAGGTTGCACAAGCTTGCATGCATTTGATCAGTTCAGTCCAAGTCTCGCCACCAGCATGCAGATTGTAGCGTTGAGTAGTAGCATATACACAGCAACATAGGTTGACAAAACGGTTACAATGATTATTTTATAGCATCCAAGATGAATTTAAAGTTCATTTAAATTGATGTATTTTGTTGCTCATTTGAACCCTCTCCTGTCGATTCTTTTCCCATTTAAACTTGATGTCAAATTTATTTCAATTTTGCTCACAGATTGGTGTTTAATGTAATGCTGAGGTATCAGAACATGTGCAACCAAATTATTGAAGATCGATGATCTGTCGAATAATACATCTGTCTAGTTAAAGACCATTGCTTCTTTGAAAATTTGCATGTGCATTATTTATCGCCACATGTAATTGGAATTATATTGAATTGTTCTATCAGCTTATTGCCCAAATTAAAAGTATTGTGCCAATTGTTTATTAAACAAAAATATAATCAATAAAAGATTCCAGGAGTTAACACGTAGGATACTAGTATTCCTTAATGGTCTGATATGcgtagtaaaaaaaatcattttggAGAACCAAGATTGTGTGGTTAGTTAAGTTTTCAGGTAGCACTAGATTTGGTTAAAATATAGAACAAAAACATTtctaaatatatatttaaaaaactCATTTAGTCCTTAAACCTGAGGAAACCCACTTTTTTCAGTAAGAATAAGTTATGAAGCAATGAAACTCACGTGAGATAGTTTGAGACATTTTTGCTGCACCCAGAAAAAAGCTTGAAGGCTTCCAATGCACAAGCAGCAGATATAATTGCATTTGTTGATGCAATGGCAGGGATTATATTCTTGACAACACCCTGAAATTCATAAAACATAGCCAATACTATGAATGTCACTGTCCTAGATCTTTCAAGAAGTAGACAACTATGCATCACATTAAAAGCTGAGTTCTGCTGTCCAATTAATGGAGAATTCAAACTAGCAGACATAATAAATATAGAAGAAAATTGGTAAGATTATTCAACTGATAAAATAAAGATTAGGATTCCAGATACTAGTAACCATGGAAAGGATTATTATTTCTGTGCCAATATCAAATTTGAATGTGTCATTCCATGGACATAAAAACCAAAGCTCCAATTAATTAGATGGTGGTTTTTTTTGCACAAAGCAACAGAGAAACACAATTGCGATAGCACAATCAAAGATAAACTGATAATCAGTAGAGATTTCATTCAAAATCAGGGTACAGCACATGCAGTTAACCAGTTATTACCAAACTAAACTTAAAATTATTTGAAACATAAGTAAATTCATGACTTAACAGAACTTAGAGAACTTATGCCCCTAAATTGGAACAGTTCTTATTCTCAGTCCTTAGCTTCTATATCACTCAAGCAGCCATAGACAGTGAGTTGAAGAGTGGAATTTTCTTACATACCCAGCCCTGCATTGCTAGCCTCTCTTAACATAAAATTTAatagaactttttttttttgcaaaacaaggTTGGATCATTTAACATCTGTACATACAATAAAGATTAAATGTCATGAATTATGATTTCAGGAAAAATAAAAATCAGTTGGACGAGACCTTGTCCATCATTGCTAAATCGACAAACACATTCTGTTGGAGAAGCAAAGATTTTGAGATCATAGACTAAATCATAGGTAATGCTTGGTCAATAGAAAGAAAACAAACCTGAGTTAAAGAATATGTAACACCAGAAATACCAAAAAGCTCTGCTCTCTTTAAAGCCTGTATAAGTACATATGTCAAATGATTGACAAGCTCACTACTGACAAAATAAACTACATGATATTGCAGCATAGATACCTCTGAATAAATCCACTGCATATGCTCTGCATCATCAGCATCAAAAGGTTTTCCAGGATGAATCTACAAAAGTAAATTTAACTGTTAGCAGTGTTGGGTGGTGGTGCGGGGAGGGGGTTGAGTTCTGAAAGAGAATTATGTAGAGAAAAGAATAGTACCTCATCCCATTTGATCAAATGAGCATACTCAATGcagtgagctgcagttcttggTGTCTCGGCGAGGGTACATAAGGGGAACTTGACCTGGGGAGGAAAAAGCCATATATTGCATTCGAAGCAAGGTGTTGTTCCAGGTATGATGACCCTTGCATGACCCTTAAAGCCTTCAGTTCCACCATCTACCATAGGTTTGACTGTCTCCTCAAGTGGATTGTCATTTGAGTCATACTCTGCAGTGCAAATGAAAATATGGCACATCATTATGCTATGCACGCATAATATATTTTGATTTATAAAGTATAAGTAACAACATAGCAACAGAAACGTAAACGAACAATATTACAAAGGTCACAATCAACAATAATTGCCAAATATAATCTGCACTGAGGACAAACAAGTGAACTCATAACTAAAACCTTGAGTTTATCTGCACAGCATCTCAATAATCATTAGCATGAAAATAACATTTTAAACAATTATAAGCAGCTTGAAATATTGACAAGCGATTGTTTATGGGTTAAAGTGAAGAGAGAACAAAAGTGATTGCCATTAATCTCTATTACACTTTTTTGTCGAACTTTGTTAATACTAATTCATAAATATGATGAATGTACAGCAAACGAGTTTACTGCAATTCCCCAGGTGGAAGGTCACATACGCAATTATAACAAGGGACAAGGACATGTCACAGACCCAGGGCTGCAGTCTCCTTTTAAAGCCTATTTTCCTATGTCATAGAATATATATCTACATAAAATGTGACATGGAAAAACATACCCAAGAAGCCACATGCCACGGAATTGATATAGCTTCGAGCTTCAATTGAATCCAGACCGAGGACAATTATGTGAAACTGACTGTAGAACTCTATCTCTTTATCTTCAATCCTGCAAAAATGAGGCTCAATGTTCACCCCACTAACTCTCTCCATAACCCTCTTTGCCGCCACTTCAGCCTTGGACTTCCCGACATCTTGAACTCTGTACAAGAGGGCATCCAACTCCCATTTTGACAATGAAAGATGGCTAGCAAATTTATACatataaaaaaaggaaagataATATGAAAGCAACAAGTAGTTGAGGTCGTAGTCAAGTCAGGCATCAGCTTAATGTGAACAAGCCAAATTTTAGACTCAACCTGAACTTAGAGTGAAGAAAGACCTTTTCTTTCCCAACTCACTAAAGACAATATAAAGTCTTCTCGGTTAGATGAAATTCTTAAACATCGGCTGGAGGACATTAAATCGAGTCTAGTTGCAAAATACACACAAATTTATAGTGTCCTGCAGAAAATATCAGTTTATTTTTTGCATCTTCAACAAAAACTGCAGTTTGAGTCATGTGGCAAAATTCCCCTAGCGGATAATCAACAAATGACAATCTACTGCCAGAGGCACAATGAGGAACGGGTGGGCGCGACGACCGTACGGACCTGAAGAGGAACTGGC
This genomic interval carries:
- the LOC120673559 gene encoding NEDD8-activating enzyme E1 catalytic subunit-like codes for the protein MATPDAEQPAPTEPARWRDLDMLLSRPGNLVAASFDPSPTLRDQLGSIVEVLVVGAGGLGCELLKDLALSGFKKLHVIDMDTIDVSNLNRQFLFRVQDVGKSKAEVAAKRVMERVSGVNIEPHFCRIEDKEIEFYSQFHIIVLGLDSIEARSYINSVACGFLEYDSNDNPLEETVKPMVDGGTEGFKGHARVIIPGTTPCFECNIWLFPPQVKFPLCTLAETPRTAAHCIEYAHLIKWDEIHPGKPFDADDAEHMQWIYSEALKRAELFGISGVTYSLTQGVVKNIIPAIASTNAIISAACALEAFKLFSGCSKNVSNYLTYNGLEGTHIKVTEFVRDKDCLVCGPGTLIELDTSSTLAEFIKMLEEHPKLRISKASVTHEGNNLYMQSPEVLEQMTRPNLSVPMFELLKEAPYTTVHATGMAENNGKKVSSLRKLRVAFKGTEASKMDISESS